A single genomic interval of Panthera uncia isolate 11264 chromosome A1 unlocalized genomic scaffold, Puncia_PCG_1.0 HiC_scaffold_17, whole genome shotgun sequence harbors:
- the LOC125934694 gene encoding LOW QUALITY PROTEIN: heterogeneous nuclear ribonucleoprotein A3-like (The sequence of the model RefSeq protein was modified relative to this genomic sequence to represent the inferred CDS: deleted 1 base in 1 codon): protein MEVKPPPGRPQPDSGRRRRRRGEEGHDPKEPEQLRKLFIGGLSFETTDDSLREHFEKWGTLTDCVVMRDPQTKRSRGFGFVTYSCVEEVDAAMCARPHKVDGRVVEPKRAVSREDSVKPGAHLTVKKIFVGGIKEDTEEYNLRDYFEKYGKIETIEVMEDRQSGKKRGFAFVTFDDHDTVDKIVVQKYHTINGHNCEVKKALSKQEMQSAGSQRGRGGGSGNFMGRGGNFGGGGNFGRGGNFGGRGGYGGGGGGSRGSYGGGDGGYNGFGGDGGNYGGGPGYSSRGGYGGGGPGYGNQGGGYGGGGGGYDGYNEGGNFGGGNYGGGGNYNDFGNYSGQQQSNYGPMKGGSFGGRSSGSPYGGGYGSGGGSGGYGSRRF, encoded by the exons ATGGAGGTAAAACCGCCGCCCGGTCGCCCCCAGCCCGACTCCggccgtcgccgccgccgccgg gggGAGGAGGGCCATGATCCAAAGGAACCAGAGCAGTTGAGAAAACTGTTTATTGGTGGTTTGAGCTTTGAAACTACAGATGATAGTTTaagagaacattttgaaaaatggggCACACTTACAGATTGTGTGGTGATGAGAGACCCCCAAACAAAACGTTCCAGGGGTTTTGGTTTTGTGACTTACTCTTGTGTGGAGGAGGTGGATGCAGCAATGTGTGCTCGACCACACAAGGTTGATGGGCGTGTAGTGGAACCAAAGAGAGCTGTTTCTAGAGAGGATTCTGTAAAGCCTGGTGCCCATCTAACTGTGAAGAAAATTTTTGTCGGTGGtattaaagaagatacagaagaatataATTTGAGAGACTACTTTGAAAAATATGGCAAGATTGAAACCATAGAAGTTATGGAGGACAGGCAgagtggaaaaaagagaggatTTGCTTTTGTAACTTTTGATGATCATGATACAGTTGATAAAATTGTTGTTCAGAAATACCACACTATTAATGGGCATAATTGTGAAGTGAAAAAGGCCCTTTCTAAACAAGAAATGCAGTCTGCTGGATCGCAAAGAGGTCGTGGAGGTGGATCTGGCAACTTTATGGGTCGTGGAGGAAACTTTGGAGGTGGTGGTAACTTTGGCCGCGGTGGAAACTTTGGTGGAAGAGGAGGCTatggtggtggaggtggtggcAGCAGAGGTAGTTATGGAGGAGGTGATGGTGGATATAATGGATTTGGAGGTGATGGTGGCAACTATGGTGGTGGTCCTGGTTATAGTAGCAGAGGAGGCTATGGTGGAGGTGGACCAGGATATGGAAACCAAGGAGGTGGATATGGTGGCGGTGGTGGAGGATATGATGGTTACAATGAAGGAGGAAATTTTGGAGGTGGTAACTATGGTGGTGGTGGGAACTATAATGATTTTGGAAATTATAGTGGACAACAGCAATCAAATTATGGACCCATGAAGGGGGGCAGTTTTGGTGGAAGAAGCTCGGGCAGTCCCTATGGTGGTGGTTATGGATCTGGTGGTGGAAGTGGTGGATATGGTAGCAGAAGGTTctaa